In Herbinix luporum, a single window of DNA contains:
- a CDS encoding YqeG family HAD IIIA-type phosphatase: protein MLRIFYPKRIADSAYVIDYKNLYKEGYRGIIFDIDNTLVEHGADASERAIKLINKLKAMGFKICLISNNSEERVMRFNRDINVSYIFKANKPAKKSFYKAMKIMGTRINNTVFIGDQLFTDIFGANRIGLMSYFVKPIGPKEEIQIVIKRKLERIVLKYYRRDLKRGKIKQV from the coding sequence GTGCTAAGAATATTTTACCCAAAACGAATCGCAGACTCAGCCTATGTGATAGATTATAAAAATTTATATAAAGAGGGATATAGAGGAATTATCTTTGATATTGATAATACCTTGGTGGAACATGGAGCAGATGCCAGCGAAAGGGCAATTAAATTAATTAATAAGTTAAAGGCCATGGGATTTAAGATATGTTTAATTTCAAATAATAGTGAAGAAAGGGTAATGAGATTTAACAGGGATATTAATGTAAGTTATATCTTCAAAGCCAATAAGCCTGCTAAGAAGAGTTTTTATAAGGCAATGAAGATTATGGGAACAAGAATTAATAATACGGTTTTTATTGGAGATCAGTTATTTACAGATATATTCGGTGCCAATAGGATAGGATTAATGTCTTACTTTGTTAAACCAATAGGCCCTAAAGAGGAAATACAAATTGTTATAAAGCGGAAGTTAGAACGGATAGTACTTAAATATTACCGCAGGGATTTAAAAAGAGGTAAGATTAAGCAGGTATAA
- a CDS encoding glycoside hydrolase family 5 protein, whose protein sequence is MKKFDGYKAGVNLGGWISQFRQAKKEHFDSFITEEDIKQIASWGMDHVRLPIDYMVLEDDDKPFEYKEEGFSYIDQCISWCEKYKLNIILDLHRAPGYAFHSLNENKLFDDQFLQERYIRLWQAFAKRYINYGNNVVFELLNEIVEPNSDRWNKLSRQAIEGIRQIDKERLIIIGGNNYNSVDTLYELDKMEDNNLIYTFHFYQPHIFTHQKASWEELLKDLEFEVTYPSDQKLYEAYLAKSEEFKRRYSYAKKTDKDYLRSLLQPALNFAKERNVTLYCGEYGVIDHAPMESNLKWHEDLSDLLIEYGIGRAVWTYKLMSFPLVNKDSIVRNNKLIEIVSRK, encoded by the coding sequence ATGAAAAAATTTGATGGTTACAAAGCCGGTGTAAATTTGGGAGGATGGATTTCTCAATTTCGTCAGGCGAAAAAAGAACATTTTGATTCCTTTATTACAGAGGAGGATATCAAGCAAATTGCTTCCTGGGGAATGGATCATGTAAGACTTCCCATTGATTATATGGTACTGGAGGATGATGATAAACCCTTTGAATATAAGGAAGAAGGTTTTTCTTATATAGACCAATGTATTAGTTGGTGTGAAAAATATAAGCTTAATATTATTCTTGATTTACATAGAGCCCCGGGATATGCCTTCCACTCACTAAATGAAAATAAATTGTTCGATGATCAATTTTTACAAGAAAGATATATAAGATTATGGCAGGCCTTTGCCAAGCGCTATATCAATTATGGCAACAATGTAGTCTTTGAATTGCTAAATGAAATAGTGGAACCAAATAGTGATAGATGGAATAAGCTAAGCAGACAGGCTATAGAAGGAATCCGCCAGATAGATAAAGAAAGGCTTATTATAATCGGCGGCAATAATTATAATAGTGTAGATACCCTTTATGAGCTAGATAAAATGGAGGATAATAATCTTATATATACATTCCATTTCTACCAGCCCCATATCTTTACCCATCAAAAGGCAAGTTGGGAGGAGCTTTTAAAGGATTTGGAGTTTGAGGTTACCTATCCTTCTGACCAGAAGCTTTATGAGGCCTATCTAGCTAAAAGTGAGGAGTTTAAAAGAAGATATTCTTATGCTAAAAAAACTGATAAGGACTATCTAAGAAGTCTTCTTCAGCCTGCCCTAAACTTTGCAAAGGAGAGGAATGTAACCCTTTATTGTGGTGAGTATGGGGTAATTGACCATGCCCCTATGGAAAGTAACTTAAAGTGGCATGAAGACTTAAGTGATTTATTAATTGAATATGGAATTGGCAGGGCAGTTTGGACATATAAGCTGATGAGCTTTCCCTTAGTAAATAAGGATTCTATTGTCCGTAATAATAAGCTGATTGAGATTGTTAGTAGAAAGTAG